The stretch of DNA AGCAGCGGCGAGACCCGGGTGACCTCGTGGCCGCCCCGCAGCGCGCCGCGCAGCTCGTCGATCAGCGGCTGGCTGGCCCGGGCCCGCGCGAGCGCCGCGGACGCGGCCTCCGCGTCGCGCTTCCGCAACGCCTCCGCGGTCTCGGCGAGCACCGCGGCCAGCTCGTCGAGCAGCACACGCGCCTCGCGGCGGACCGGGCCGACCGGGTCCGACGGCAACACCCCGGCCACCAGTAGCCCGACGGCGCCACCGATCAGGGCGTCGATGCAGCGGTCGAACCCGCTGACGTCGCCCGGCGGGAGGAGCGTGGCCACCAGCACCGCGGACGACCCGGCCTGGGCGACGAGCAGCGCGGCCCCGTCCACGAATACCGCTGTGGCCATCGCGAGCGCGACGACGAGCACGATCTGCCACGCGCCGCTGCCGATCTGCGAGATCAGCAGGTCCCCGACGAGCACGCCGAGGCTCACACCGACGACCAGCTCCGCAGCCCGGCGCAGCCGGCTGCCGAGCGAGACGCCGAGCGCGATCACGGCGGCGATCGGCGCGAAGAACGGCCGGGCGTGCCCCACCACGCTGTTCGCGACGAACCACGCGATGCCGGCGGCGACGGCGCACTGCGCGATCGGCAGCGCCGACACCTGGAGCCTGCGACCGCCGGCGGCGAGCCGCGCGCGTAGCCGGGTGGCCGCTGGCATCGCCTCAGGCGAGGCCGA from Pseudonocardia cypriaca encodes:
- a CDS encoding FUSC family protein, whose protein sequence is MPAATRLRARLAAGGRRLQVSALPIAQCAVAAGIAWFVANSVVGHARPFFAPIAAVIALGVSLGSRLRRAAELVVGVSLGVLVGDLLISQIGSGAWQIVLVVALAMATAVFVDGAALLVAQAGSSAVLVATLLPPGDVSGFDRCIDALIGGAVGLLVAGVLPSDPVGPVRREARVLLDELAAVLAETAEALRKRDAEAASAALARARASQPLIDELRGALRGGHEVTRVSPLLRRRRRVLARFAELAERADYAMRNARVLVRRTYTAVCDDEPAAPELADVLNELAAAVRTLTGQLGRDGDRELAREPAVDVVHHARALTSRFDPGPSEVVIVAQVRSIALDLLQATGMSRAEALAAMRNGDD